AAGGCCACCCGGTGCTCCTCGGGGGACATCCCGGCGACCTCGTCCGCGGACAGGTCCGCTGCCGGGGCGTGCAGCCCGTACGTGCGCTCCACCGCCCCGCGCACCCGCTGCTCGTCCACCACCTCGAGGATCCCCGCCTCGGCGAGGGTGGCCACGTGCCGGTAGAGCGTGGCCGTGGAGACGTCGTCCAGCTCCGCCGCGATCTGGGCGGTGGTGAGCTCGCGGCCGCCCAGCAGCGACTGGATGATCCGCAGCCGGACCGGGTGGAGGACGACGTCTGCCGTGCGGGGGGTGCCTGCCATCCCCTCAGGATCACACAGCCGGGCTCCGGGGCCGAGTGCGGGCAGGCACCCCTCGAGTGCTGCGCCCCCTTGCCCGCCGCGCCCGCGCTGGGGACGATGGGACCCGGACCAGCCGAGGCACGAGTCGAGGAGGACGCATGGCAGACGGACCCGCCGCGGAGGAACACCTCTCCGAGGACGAGTGCTGGGAGCGGCTGCGGCACGCCCCCGTGGGCCGGATCGGGCTCTGGGTGGAGGACCACCCGGAGGTGTTCCCGGTGACGTTCGTCGTGGACCGCGGGACCATCGTGTTCCGCACCGCGCCCGGCCGCAAGCTCGATGCGGTCCTCTCCGGGGCGCCCGTGGCGTTCGAGGCCGACGCCCTGGACGCGAGCACCTCGGTCGTGTGGTCCGTGATGGTGCGCGGGCGGGCCGAACAGGTCACCCGCTCCCTGGACCTCATGGAGACGGCGGACCTGCCGCTGCGTCCCTGGCACGCCGGGGACAAGGCCCTGGCCGTGCGGATCGTGCCCACCGAGCTCACCGGTCGGCGCTTCCCCATCGCCGACCCGGACTGGTGGCGGCGGCTGGGCGCGGACGCCGCCCGCCCGGACCTCGACTGACGGGGCCGGTCCCGGCTCAGCGGGGCCGGCCGCCCGCGGCGAGCCAGTCCTCCACGGTCGTCCGGTCGACGACGGCCACGTCCGGCACCAGCGCGCCCGAGGCGATCGCCGGGCCCAGGTACGGCAGCTCCCGGACCAGGCGCGGGCGGCGGCCGCCGATCGAGCCGTGGGCCGCCAGCATGGCGCGGGCCAGCTGCGCGGCGGTCTCCACGCGCGGGCCCCGGATGGCGACCTCCCGGACGCCGGTGGGGGCCGGGCCCGGCGCCGGGCCGCCGCGCGCCGCCTCCTCCGCCACGAGCCGGGCCACCGCGCCCACGTCCACGGCCGCCACCCGCATGGTGGGCAGCACCGCCACCGGGCCCAGCGTGGTGCGGGCGGCGATCTCGGAGACCTGGTCGAACCACAGGGTGGAGTGCACCAGGGTCACCGGCACCCCGGCGGCCCGGTAGGCCGCCTCCTGGGTGGCCTTGCCCGCGTAGTACCCCATCCAGCGGTGCACGGCCGGGTCGCTGGCCCCGGCGATCGACACGCACACGATCCGGCCCACCCCCGCGCGGCGGGATGCCTCGGAGACCGTGTGGGCCGCCGTCGAGAAGAACTCCACGGCCCGGGCGCGGTCCCCGGTGGGGATGTTCAGGGCGTCCACGACGGCGTCCGCACCCGCCAGGGCGTCCTCCAGCCCGCGCCCGGTGACCGCGTCGATCCCCGTCCCGCGGGTCGCTGGGACCACCTCGTGGCCCGCGGCCTCGAGGGCCGCCCGGATCCGTGTCCCGACCAGCCCGCTGGCCCCCAGCACGACGATCCGCCGGCCCGCCGGGGCACCTCCCGCCCCGGGGACCGTCTCGTCCGCCGCAGCCGGGTCGTCCGTGGTCATCGCGTCCTGCTCCTCCGTCCGGTCCTCAGCCCAGCGGGATCGTCCCGCGCAGGGACGCCGGGTCCTCCACCGGCTCCTCGCGCGTCCGCCCGATCAGCTCGCGCGCGGCCTTGACCTTCTCCCACACGTTCCACAGCAGCACGCCGCGCACGGCGCCGCCGTCGTCGAGGTAGTAGACGACCCCCTCGAGTGGTCCGCGCGGCCCTCCGCGTCCGTGGCCCAGTCCTCCACCATGCGCAGCCGGGAGTCCACCTCCCCCACGGCCTCGTAGCCGTGGTCGAACAGGTCGGACCAGAAGAACGGGGTGGTGGCATACGCCCGGTCCGCCCCCGCCATGTTGCGCCCGGCCGCGGTGCCCATCGTCTCGGCCGCGGCGGCGTGCTCCACGCGGCGCGGCCCGAGCAGGCGG
This genomic window from Citricoccus sp. SGAir0253 contains:
- a CDS encoding helix-turn-helix domain-containing protein, producing MAGTPRTADVVLHPVRLRIIQSLLGGRELTTAQIAAELDDVSTATLYRHVATLAEAGILEVVDEQRVRGAVERTYGLHAPAADLSADEVAGMSPEEHRVAFVAFLAGLLSSFERYLERPDVDLARDGVGYRHLALWLTDAELGELLAEVGDLVRARAGNGPGEGRVRRLLSAVLVPGGEE
- a CDS encoding pyridoxamine 5'-phosphate oxidase family protein, with the translated sequence MADGPAAEEHLSEDECWERLRHAPVGRIGLWVEDHPEVFPVTFVVDRGTIVFRTAPGRKLDAVLSGAPVAFEADALDASTSVVWSVMVRGRAEQVTRSLDLMETADLPLRPWHAGDKALAVRIVPTELTGRRFPIADPDWWRRLGADAARPDLD
- a CDS encoding SDR family oxidoreductase, with amino-acid sequence MTTDDPAAADETVPGAGGAPAGRRIVVLGASGLVGTRIRAALEAAGHEVVPATRGTGIDAVTGRGLEDALAGADAVVDALNIPTGDRARAVEFFSTAAHTVSEASRRAGVGRIVCVSIAGASDPAVHRWMGYYAGKATQEAAYRAAGVPVTLVHSTLWFDQVSEIAARTTLGPVAVLPTMRVAAVDVGAVARLVAEEAARGGPAPGPAPTGVREVAIRGPRVETAAQLARAMLAAHGSIGGRRPRLVRELPYLGPAIASGALVPDVAVVDRTTVEDWLAAGGRPR